One segment of Desmodus rotundus isolate HL8 chromosome 6, HLdesRot8A.1, whole genome shotgun sequence DNA contains the following:
- the OR6V1 gene encoding olfactory receptor 6V1 has protein sequence MYICTYVYLPIIYVCISVSLCCSTLFPFHAGPRPWIMANWSHPSEFVLSGFSSFGELQVLLYGPFLTLHLLAFLGNTIIITMVIADAHLRTPMYFFLGNFSLLEILVTMITVPRMLSDLLATQKIISFSGCLVQFYFYFSLGSTSFLILADMALDRFAAICHPLRYGILMSWAVCVRLAGAAWAAPFLAMVPTVLFQAHLNYCHGNVINHFFCDNVPLLQLSCSDTSLLEFWDFVMALAFVLSSFLVTLISYGYIVTTVLRIPSASGRQKAFSTCGSHLTLVFIGYSSTVFLYVRPGKAHSVDVNKTVALVTSILTPFFSPFIFTLRNETFQAVLRGQMQRLKGPHKARR, from the coding sequence atgtatatatgtacgtACGTGTATCTACCCATCATCTATGTctgcatctctgtctctctctgctgctCCACCTTATTTCCTTTCCATGCAGGACCCAGACCCTGGATCATGGCGAATTGGAGCCACCCTTCCGAATTTGTCCTCTCGGGCTTCTCATCTTTCGGTGAGCTGCAGGTTCTGCTGTATGGGCCCTTCCTCACGCTTCACCTTCTCGCCTTCCTGGGAAACACCATCATCATTACCATGGTCATAGCTGACGCCCACCTCCGGACTCCCATGTACTTCTTCTTGGGCAATTTTTCCCTGCTGGAGATCTTGGTGACCATGATCACTGTGCCCAGGATGCTCTCAGACCTGCTGGCCACCCAGAAAATCATTTCCTTCAGCGGCTGCCTGGTCCAGTTCTACTTCTATTTTTCCCTGGGATCCACCTCCTTCCTCATCCTGGCAGATATGGCCCTTGACCGCTTTGCGGCCATCTGCCACCCACTGCGCTATGGCATTTTGATGAGCTGGGCTGTGTGTGTCCGGCTGGCAGGGGCCGCCTGGGCAGCCCCTTTCCTAGCCATGGTGCCCACTGTCCTCTTCCAGGCCCACCTCAATTATTGCCATGGCAATGTCATTAACCACTTCTTCTGTGACAATGTACCTCTGCTGCAGCTGTCCTGCTCAGACACCAGCCTGCTGGAATTCTGGGACTTCGTGATGGCCTTGGCCTTTGTCCTCAGCTCCTTCCTGGTGACCCTCATCTCCTATGGCTACATCGTGACCACCGTGCTGCGGATCCCCTCGGCCAGCGGCCGCCAGAAGGCTTTCTCTACGTGCGGGTCTCACCTCACCCTGGTCTTCATTGGCTACAGCAGCACCGTCTTCCTGTATGTCAGGCCTGGTAAGGCACACTCTGTGGATGTCAACAAGACCGTGGCCTTGGTGACATCCATCCTCACTCCCTTCTTCAGCCCCTTTATCTTTACCCTCCGCAATGAGACATTCCAGGCGGTGCTGCGGGGACAGATGCAGAGGCTGAAAGGCCCCCACAAGGCGCGGCGGTGA